The window CATCATCCGTGTACCGCCATATCCCCCCACCTTTATATAATCTTCTGTGCGATAACAGGTAGCGGCAAAGTTAAAAGCTCCTTTGGCATTCAACAGGCCTCGTTTCAGCAGTTCACCTGCTTTAACTTTATATACATCACACCCTAATTGTTTGCTAAGCTCAGTATCTATATCGGTTTTCAACCACATTTTTTGCGGTGGACCCGACACACCTGTTCTGTTATCATCAGGATCTATTACATGCCACGTTGAAGAAATAATAAACGATTGGTTGCCAATTAATCCAATCAGTTGTTGGTAGGTTTCTAAAGCACCCGCACCCATCAAATCGTCTGACGACAACATAATGGTGTATTCAGCCGTAACCATGCGTGATACGGCATCTAAGTTGCCGGCAAAACCTACATTGGTTGGGTTTTTTGAGGCTATTACACGTTTATCTTTCGCAACATATTCTTGTATAACCTCCCACGATGCGTCAGTGCTATTATTATCTGCAATAGGTATTTCAAAATCAGTGTGGCTTTGTGAAAGCACACTGTCTATCGTCCTGCCTAAATACGATGCGTAGTTAAAATTGGGTATACAAACAGAAAATCTCATTATTGGCCGTTCAGGTAATTCTCAAATGCTTGCTTGGCTTCAGGGGTTCCCATGTCCCACATTTCATCAGCTTCACTGATGGTTAAGTGCAAACCTTGGGCAATATATTTTCCATACAAGGGCATTACGTAATACTCACCCTTTGTAGTTTCTTTATTATCAATAAGTTGGGTAGCTTGACGGGCAAAAAATTCCACATCGCTAAAATAGTACAAACCAGTGCTGGCGTGGTCAGATATTTTTACTTTTTCTGCCACCTCAACCACACGGCCTGTTTCATCGGTTTTTGCAAAGCTCCAGCGATCGCCCGGTAAATCAGCAACTGAAATTATCCCGGTACAATCAGCAGGTTTATTGGCAATGTGTTTACCAATTTCACTTTTTACATACGTATCGGATGCAGCGATTAACAAATCTTCGCCCGGAGCAAAAAACTGTTTTGCTTCCATTACTGTGCAAAGCTGCCCTTCGGTAACATCATCCAGTAACACCAATTCAAAATCAGTAGTGATATTATCAGTTATTACCTTACGTACATCGTATTGTTCCTGATGTTCTTTTAAGGCAATAAACACCAGTTTTGTATACGGTATTCCTTCAACCGATTTGAAAGCATGACACAACATAGGTTTGCCACACACATCAATCAACGGTTTGGGCGTACTGTAGCCTACATTGGCAAAGCGGCTGCCCCTGCCTGCCATAGGTATTACAATAATCATTTGCTACGTGCTAACCCTTTTAAAAGTTCTTCGCTCATATCGCCCCAGCTTTCAAAGCGCAAGGCGCGGTCATCGATATACAAATCGCCGTTAGGCTTGCCAAAGTATATCTCATCGTATTCTATCCCATGTGTATCCAACCACTCAAGGGTAATTTTGCCTACGTTTTTCATTACTTTACCCAAATTAGCCTCGCAGGTAGCCATATTACGTGCAGTTTGTATAATCACATAATGACCTTGCTTACGCAGGTTGCTGATGAACTCCGCCGCACCTTCTTTAGGTTTCACATCGGCATAAGTTTCGCCCTTTTCTTTCAGGTAACAGATAGTCCCGTCTAAATCTATAATTAATCGCATAATTCGTTTAAAATGAAAAGCCCTTGCAAATACATCATTTGCTGACGCTCAAAATAATCGGCGTGGTAGGGCAACATAGAAAGGAATAACAACCCTTCTATCAATTTAATATCTTCTATTGAATAGCCGCTTTCAGCTATTTGCTTATCAAGGTGAATGGCCAGATCCTCAGTGTTGGGATTGTTAAATATTGAGTACGTAAACGTGTTGCCTTCGTTCTCCACATAAAACAAATCTCCTACAATGTAATCGTAACAGCCCGAAATGCTATGACGCAGTTTGGCTACATCATATCGGGGGTCGCCATAAACTCCTTTTGCACCAAAACTGCCACGAGGGTCAATCAAACGCACTATCTGGTTATTTACGTCGTATAAGATGTTTGACAAACAATAGTCACCGTGAACGATGGTAAAGTTCTCAATGTTACACAGTGCTTCAATCTTGTTCTTAAACTTCTCTAACAGGTAATTATAATTATGTAGTTTCTTGCCATTTACAATTACCTCGTTGTAAGCCCATACCTGTTTCCAATAGCTGTTCTGTTGTTGCAGGCTATCTATACGTTTAAGGGTTTTGATAAGATATATATCGCGGCAATCGGCAGCAATGGCCGGTTGTGTGTGAGTAAGAAACAGTTTATGAATATCGAACAGGTAGTTTACTATTGATTTCCATACTGAAAGGCTTAAATCGCCATATACGTATAACTCTGAAAGCGAAGGATATCCGTAAAATTCTTGGGTGATGGATATTTTCCCGTCACTCGTTTCTTTTTTAAGTATACGCGGGGTAAGTATTTGCAGCTCTTCGGGTAGTAGTAAGTACCAGTTTAACTCATCTGCAAGCTTGTCGTTGTTCTCACTCACCTTGGTAATGGTGTTATACAACGGATGTATTACCAATTGATTGAAATGGCGCGGACGCAACAACGATTTTTTTGAAGCAATGAAAGTTTCCATGTGCCCAAAATCAAACCAATCTTGGGCTTGGATAGCTTTTAAAGGGTGTGCCGCATTGTAAGCAATCAATACGTTGCTTAATTCCCGAGAGCCTTGTTGTTTGGCTTGCTCAACACAGTTTTTAAGTAATGTAGTATCTGTGAAGCTGTAATAACCACACAAGGCCGTGAACGACTCACCTTTAAAAACCTTTTTATCTGTTAACGAAACAATAGCATTATCCGCGTTTGTTTCAGCTATACACCAGTTTTCGCTATCAACAACTTGTGATGTATAAACAAAATCGTCGTAACGGTTATAATCGTCGTATATCAACGTATCACCCAATATTAAACGAGTGCCTTTGTTAGTATCCGTATACTGTATACCAGCCATTAACGAATCTATAATTGACTGAGGATTATCCACTTCAGCAATTACAATATCCATCCGTTTGTGGTAATGGTTTTCTAATACCTCACGCAGTTTTTTGTTTTCAGCGCGAATAACCACGGTTACTTTTTCAATTTCCTTGCGGATAAGATCGTCTAAAATCCAACTGATAACGGGTTTTCCGTTAATGGGGATTGTAGCGTTTGACTGATGACT of the Bacteroidota bacterium genome contains:
- a CDS encoding glycosyltransferase family 2 protein, translating into MRFSVCIPNFNYASYLGRTIDSVLSQSHTDFEIPIADNNSTDASWEVIQEYVAKDKRVIASKNPTNVGFAGNLDAVSRMVTAEYTIMLSSDDLMGAGALETYQQLIGLIGNQSFIISSTWHVIDPDDNRTGVSGPPQKMWLKTDIDTELSKQLGCDVYKVKAGELLKRGLLNAKGAFNFAATCYRTEDYIKVGGYGGTRMMNPDKWFHFRLLGGPVEYAYFIDKPLFSYRVHPNNQNALQKKSGALKFFVDEYRTTFETDKTMLEKAGITQKDLTDSFVLNIIHKYTFRRIKEGSPMGAFRLWCMGFAAYPAVMFKKRLTYILFLFILSGPLGYWILKPFKQNFNN
- a CDS encoding NTP transferase domain-containing protein, producing MIIVIPMAGRGSRFANVGYSTPKPLIDVCGKPMLCHAFKSVEGIPYTKLVFIALKEHQEQYDVRKVITDNITTDFELVLLDDVTEGQLCTVMEAKQFFAPGEDLLIAASDTYVKSEIGKHIANKPADCTGIISVADLPGDRWSFAKTDETGRVVEVAEKVKISDHASTGLYYFSDVEFFARQATQLIDNKETTKGEYYVMPLYGKYIAQGLHLTISEADEMWDMGTPEAKQAFENYLNGQ
- a CDS encoding HAD hydrolase family protein translates to MRLIIDLDGTICYLKEKGETYADVKPKEGAAEFISNLRKQGHYVIIQTARNMATCEANLGKVMKNVGKITLEWLDTHGIEYDEIYFGKPNGDLYIDDRALRFESWGDMSEELLKGLARSK